In Nicotiana tabacum cultivar K326 chromosome 11, ASM71507v2, whole genome shotgun sequence, a single window of DNA contains:
- the LOC107783459 gene encoding uncharacterized protein LOC107783459 isoform X1 translates to MTPSKQWMQLVDNRLDEAYLIGVQKFLDYALRTTGESYEIRCPYVKCCNTTLGTRETVESHLKVYGIIKNYTFWYHHGEVLGEPLSELEDEDDNEVEEYESEDEIEEILRDLYPNHDRSTADIGCDDLLQEEPNVEAKRFYSLLRDFEKPLYQNSKISKLFTLIKLLHIKSMGCWSNESFTMLLKMLKDELLPDEADLPNSYYEAKKVIRNLGLSYYKIDACINDCMLYWKEDNLLDSCKICGASRWKINKHSGEAKNKKGKKIVAKSLCYFPLKPRLQRLFMSTKTSSLMTWHHDKRVDDGIMRHPADSMAWKSFDELHLSFAAEPRNVRLGLASDEFQPFRNSKTLYSIWPVVLIPYNLPPWLCMKQENFIMSMLIPGPDCPGDAIDIYLQPLIEELNEL, encoded by the coding sequence ATGACACCAAGTAAGCAATGGATGCAGCTTGTTGATAATCGGCTCGATGAAGCCTATTTAATTGGGGTGCAGAAGTTTTTAGATTATGCTCTTAGAACAACAGGAGAATCGTATGAAATACGATGTCCCTATGTCAAATGTTGTAACACAACATTAGGAACACGCGAGACAGTCGAGTCACATTTGAAAGTATAtggaataataaaaaattatactttttggtATCACCATGGAGAAGTTTTAGGTGAGCCACTGTCGGAACTTGAAGATGAAGATGATAATGAAGTAGAAGAATACGAGAGTGAGGATGAAATAGAAGAAATTTTGAGAGATCTATATCCTAATCATGATAGAAGCACTGCAGATATTGGTTGTGATGATTTACTTCAAGAGGAACCGAATGTTGAAGCCAAAAGATTTTACAGTCTATTGAGGGATTTTGAGAAGCCACTAtaccaaaactcaaaaatttcaaAGCTTTTCACTTTGATTAAATTGCTTCACATAAAAAGTATGGGTTGCTGGAGCAATGAGTCATTTACAATGCTATTAAAAATGTTAAAGGATGAGTTGTTGCCCGATGAAGCGGATTTGCCAAATTCATATTATGAGGCAAAGAAGGTAATTCGGAATCTTGGGCTTTCCTACTATAAGATTGATGCTTGTATAAATGATTGCATGTTATACTGGAAGGAGGATAATTTACTTGATTCTTGTAAAATTTGTGGTGCATCCAGATGGAAAATAAATAAACATAGCGGGGAAGCCAAGAATAAAAAAGGCAAAAAGATAGTAGCTAAGAGTTTGTGCTATTTTCCATTAAAGCCTAGACTTCAAAGGTTGTTTATGTCTACAAAGACATCTTctctaatgacatggcatcatGATAAAAGAGTTGATGATGGAATAATGAGGCACCCAGCTGATTCAATGGCTTGGAAATCATTTGATGAACTTCATCTCTCATTTGCGGCCGAGCCTCGTAATGTTCGACTTGGACTTGCTAGTGATGAATTTCAGCCATTTCGCAATTCAAAAACCTTATATAGCATTTGGCCGGTGGTACTTATTCCTTATAATTTACCACCTTGGTTGTGTATGAAACAAGAAAATTTTATTATGTCAATGCTTATTCCTGGTCCAGATTGTCCAGGAGATGCAATTGACATATATCTTCAACCTTTGATAGAGGAACTAAATGAGTTATGA
- the LOC107783459 gene encoding uncharacterized protein LOC107783459 isoform X2, with protein sequence MCSSGMLENKLGSSFHQRILYASQSVPRISNNTRSDSTLSAAQEMRSTIKIPSVLEKDHMQTDVSFSPSTDKVIQSPKSVEPSAIGMRRGRGRELKSLSYSEVSGNKVGSFHHNALYASQGMARTSNSTKSNYTMFAAQEMRTTNVTPSVHEKKHVQTDIAFSPSTGQVMESTQTVEPSSCTSKVKKVRGSNKYKEVASLEVGQKLKVTFYNNRTVGKNSNLFARPLGKLVRDHNMCPLGVSSWDDIKEEKLNHMWAAVEDKFESDDMDIHRDHILSWMKELWNKWRGQLHAKYVKGKPIQKALRNVPKGVDKK encoded by the exons ATGTGTTCTTCGGGGATGTTAGAAAATAAGTTGGGATCCTCCTTCCATCAGAGGATTCTTTATGCTAGTCAAAGTGTGCCAAGAATTTCTAACAATACAAGATCAGATTCTACATTGTCTGCTGCTCAAGAAATGCGAAGCACGATTAAAATCCCCTCGGTTCTTGAGAAAGATCATATGCAAACCGATGTTTCATTTTCTCCATCTACTGATAAAGTTATACAATCTCCCAAATCAGTCGAACCAA GTGCTATAGGGATGAGACGAGGACGAGGGCGAGAGCTTAAATCGTTGTCCTATTCAGAGGTTTCTGGAAATAAGGTGGGATCCTTTCATCATAATGCTCTTTACGCTAGTCAAGGCATGGCAAGAACTTCTAACAGCACAAAATCAAATTATACAATGTTTGCTGCTCAAGAAATGCGAACAACAAATGTAACTCCCTCTGTTCATGAGAAAAAGCATGTGCAAACTGATATTGCATTTTCTCCATCTACTGGTCAAGTGATGGAATCTACCCAAACAGTTGAACCAA GTTCATGTACTAGTAAGGTAAAAAAAGTTCGAGGAAGTAACAAGTACAAAGAAGTTGCATCACTTGAAGTGGGGCAGAAGCTAAAAGTAACATTTTACAATAATCGAACAGTTGGAAAGAATAGCAATCTATTTGCGAGGCCCTTGGGAAAATTAGTTCGTGACCATAATATGTGTCCGTTGGGTGTATCATCGTGGGATGACattaaggaagaaaaattaaATCATATGTGGGCAGCTGTTGAG GATAAATTTGAAAGTGATGACATGGATATTCATCGggatcatattttgagttggatgAAAGAATTATGGAATAAATGGAGAGGACAATTGCATGCAAAGTATGTGAAGGGTAAGCCAATACAAAAGGCTCTTAGAAATGTGCCAAAGGGAGTAGATAAAAAATAA